One genomic region from Oncorhynchus gorbuscha isolate QuinsamMale2020 ecotype Even-year linkage group LG13, OgorEven_v1.0, whole genome shotgun sequence encodes:
- the LOC123993992 gene encoding uncharacterized protein LOC123993992 gives MDWTLWISILALLITSDYVSGKDLLKPVNLTVDIWDGEVTLLWDSPEGAPPLAQYQVQMARYVNSNWTNVTSCDRTQLTYCDLSYLIGDFSMVYKVRVRLVTENSISAWSRGKKFNPRESKLQHPSSTLLATSSSVTVRVHRKPLLKKIFPFGLTYTIYLQGRGQDNKTVVIQLKDEDDEDKAEVRFTSLHWGQEYCVCLKVAGNGGQFTSEVSPEQCLLLPEQEWYILAVVSFSTLSVMGVLVMLALCCFLRRPEKMPVALKSTGSGWQPLCVGDVPVEIVTDKGWFMSTAITDVMVWLADERTTLAGKGEQEEGEDRRTSLGSGDCTKSHISGNGNGRSPEKQEDSGCGSLGAPESAISSRSGTGEPPLLDRRININISLKEDSGVGLGCQLGCAGSLQGDDCGILPGMVIVTGDGYRSQSPSSVDSHFTETEQSFQQISCETVMADPVLGYRSGHMACVCLGASQCVWCQTRRHCEGSVGGQSVALFSLTEEQLNCSSLTGDMCEMESSCSSYKTNNLHIETVVNLEDSVTFSHLPTCIGESFPLLTALSELLPVEGGLNCSVNTMLPSLGDLEVTFG, from the exons ATGGATTGGACCTTGTGGATTTCCATTCTTGCCCTCCTGATCACCTCGGACTATGTGTCAG GTAAAGACCTACTGAAGCCAGTCAATCTGACGGTGGACATATGGGACGGGGAGGTGACGTTGCTCTGGGACTCCCCTGAAGGGGCCCCGCCACTGGCTCAGTACCAGGTGCAGATGGCCAG GTATGTCAATAGTAATTGGACCAACGTGACCAGCTGTGACAGGACCCAGCTGACATATTGTGACCTGTCCTACCTTATCGGTGACTTTTCCATGGTCTACAAGGTCCGGGTTCGACTGGTCACTGAGAACAGCATCTCTGCATGGTCACGGGGGAAGAAGTTCAACCCCAGAGAAA GTAAACTGCAGCATCCCTCCAGTACACTGTTGGCCACCTCCAGTTCAGTAACAGTCCGTGTTCACAGGAAGCCATTACTAAAAAAGATCTTCCCATTTGGCCTGACTTACACTATCTACCTACAGGGAAGAGGGCaggacaacaag ACCGTTGTCATTCAATTGAAGGATGAAGACGACGAGGATAAGGCGGAGGTTCGGTTTACGTCTCTTCATTGGGGACAGGAGTACTGTGTCTGCCTTAAAGTTGCAGGCAACGGAGGACAATTCACCAGTGAGGTCTCCCCTGAACAGTGCCTCCTGCTGCCAGAGCAAG AGTGGTATATCCTTGCTGTGGTGTCCTTCTCCACCCTAAGCGTGATGGGGGTCCTGGTCATGCTGGCCCTTTGCTGCTTCCTGAGGCGCCCTGAGAAAATGCCTGTTGCACTG AAATCCACAGGCAGTGGCTGGCAGCCTCTCTGTGTGGGAGATGTCCCAGTGGAGATCGTCACAGACAAAGGCTGGTTCATGAGCACCGCCATAACTGATGTCATGGTCTGGTTGGCCGACGAAAGGACTACTCTAGCAGGCAAGGGAGagcaggaagaaggagaggacagaaggacaAGTCTGGGCAGTGGGGATTGCACTAAATCACACATTTCTGGGAATGGAAACGGAAGGAGTCCGGAAAAGCAAGAAGATAGTGGCTGTGGAAGCCTGGGAGCACCAGAGAGTGCCATCAGCAGCAGGAGTGGAACTGGAGAGCCCCCCCTGCTGGATAGGAGGATTAACATAAACATCAGCCTGAAAGAGGACAGTGGGGTGGGGCTGGGCTGCCAGTTAGGGTGTGCTGGGAGTCTACAGGGGGACGACTGTGGAATCTTGCCTGGGATGGTAATAGTCACAGGGGATGGCTACCGGAGCCAGAGTCCCTCTTCAGTGGACTCTCATTTTACTGAGACGGAGCAGAGTTTTCAACAAATCTCATGCGAAACAGTTATGGCTGATCCTGTTTTGGGATACAGGTCAGGTCACATGGCATGTGTTTGTTTAGGGGCAAGCCAATGTGTTTGGTGCCAGACAAGAAGACACTGTGAGGGGAGTGTCGGTGGACAGTCTGTAGCCCTGTTTAGTTTGACAGAGGAGCAGCTAAACTGCAGCAGTCTCACAGGAGACATGTGTGAGATGGAATCTTCATGCTCCAGCTATAAAACGAACAATCTCCACATAGAAACGGTGGTGAACTTGGAGGACTCAGTAACCTTTTCCCACCTGCCTACATGCATCGGTGAATCCTTTCCACTCCTGACGGCTTTATCAGAGTTGCTCCCGGTGGAGGGAGGACTGAACTGCAGCGTGAACACTATGCTTCCTTCTCTGGGTGATTTGGAAGTGACATTTGGTTGA